A stretch of Lathyrus oleraceus cultivar Zhongwan6 chromosome 6, CAAS_Psat_ZW6_1.0, whole genome shotgun sequence DNA encodes these proteins:
- the LOC127094251 gene encoding eukaryotic translation initiation factor 4 gamma-like, whose product MAECKPAKTPMHPTYIQEKEEISQKLQARALASQQPSHSESEPEVTSPPPEHPKPTTYEQPQTPPPAQQPNPPPEQPTNSEPQPTHSPSEPNPQPKQTTLSPSAIPTPTTFVASITPTLNLSVPKSPSPSSPTSAIKLETTLPTLEEAIQVFAESSVEKIKDTGIRLQERLAREAEDRARKEVEDKARQEEEQRVREAEEKDVADAAVVAAVVEAEAKAKAEVEEVARIYAEKAAKAKAALTQGEHSNFGKVAKTLNQGRSDKNL is encoded by the exons atggctgaatgcaaacctgctaagacacctatgcatccaacttATATTCAGGAAAAAGAAGAAATTAGtcagaag CTACAAGcccgtgctctggcctctcaacaaCCATCTCACTCTGAATCTGAACCAGAAGTCACTTCCCCACCTCCTGAGCATCCAAAGCCAACTACATATGAACAACCTCAAACACCACCACCTGCACAACAACCAAATCCACCTCCTGAACAACCAACCAACTCTGAACCGCAACCAACCCACTCACCATCTGAACCAAACCCACAACCTAAACAAACAACACTATCACCTTCTGCCATTCCCACACCCACAACTTTCGTTGCCTCCATAACTCCCACACTCAACCTCAGTGTCCCAAAGTCACCCTCTCCATCCTCCCCAACCTCTGCCATTAAACTAGAGACTACCCTCCCTACCCTAGAAGAAGCAATACaggtttttgcagagtcttcagtagagaagatcaa AGACACCGGTATTAGGCTCCAAGAGCGCTTGGCCAGAGAGGCTGAGGATCGAGCTAGGAAGGAAGTTGAAGATAAAGCCCGCCAAGAAGAAGAACAACGGGtcagagaagctgaagagaagGATGTTGCTGATGCTGCTGTTGTTGCGGCTGTTGTTGAGGCTGAGGCAAAAGCTAAAGCCGAAGTTGAAGAAGTAGCTCGTATTTATGCAGAAAAAGCTGCCAAGGCCAAAGCTGcactgactcagggggagcactCCAACTTTGG gaaagtagctaAAACACTAAACCAAGGAAGGTCCGATAAGAACTTATGA